The stretch of DNA ACGGAATCGTTACGTGGGAAATGCAGGGACTCGATTACCCGTTGCTCGAAAAAAGTTTGCCGCCGTACGAACCACGCGGCTGTCAACGAGGGATTTCATACTCGTGGTATTTGTACAGCCCGTTGCGAGTGAAGTATCCGTATATTCGCGGCGCATTGGTTGACCTCTGGAGAAAAGCACGTGCCGAATACGAAGACCCGGTAGATGCGTGGAAGTCGTTGGTCAATAATCCCGAAGCGCGGCAACGTTGGCATCGTGCACGGGGCAAAGGCGGATTCCGTCGCACAAGTTGGAATGAAGTGTTGGAAATTATGGCGGCAGCGAACATCCACACAATCAAGTCGCACGGACCCGACCGGATTGCCGGGTTCTCTCCGATTCCCGCGATGTCAATGGTTAGTTATGCCGCAGGCGCGCGCTTGATGCAATTGATGGGCGGAATCTCTCTTTCATTTTATGATTGGTACTGCGATTTGCCATCCGCTTCGCCCGAAACGTGGGGCGAACAGACTGACGTGAACGAGTCTGCCGATTGGTACAACGCGAAACTTCTTGCCGTTATGGGTGCGAACCTGAACATGACGAGAACGCCTGATGTACACTTCGCCGCAGAAGCGCGGCACAACGGAACAAAGATGTATGTCTTCGCTCCCGATTTCAATCAAGTAGCAAAGTACGCCGACCATTGGATTTCTGTCAACGCGGGACAGGACGGCGCATGGTGGATGGCTGTGAATCATGTTTTGTTGAAAGAATTCCATCACGAAAAGCAAGTTCCCTACTTCATTGATTACACAAAGAAATTCACAGACGCTCCGTTTCTTGTTGAACTGAAGGAAGACGGCGCATCATTCGAGGCGGGACAATTACTTCGCGCGAATCGTTTGCAAAAATATTCTGCTATCGAGAATGGCGAGTGGAAATTCCTCATGTGGGATGAAACAGCATCTCAGCCGAAAATGCCGATGGGAAGCGTTGGCGACAGATGGGGAACCGCAAAAGGAAAATGGAACCTCATTCTCAAGGACGGACAGGACGGAACAGACATCGCACCGAAAATTACATTCCTCAATTCGGGTGATGGTGTTGTGAAAGTTCGCTTCGATAATTTTGCGGAAGGAACATCACTTGTCCGTGAAGTGCCTGTGAAGAAAATTCAAACAGCAGACGGAAAGACTATTACTGTCGCAACAGTGTATGATTTGTTGATGGCACAGTACGGTGTTTCCCGCGGGCTCAAAGGTGACTACCCGAAAGATTTTGATGATGAAAATTCTCCGTACACGCCTGCATGGTCGGAGAAGTACACAGGCATCGGGCGGAAAGATTTGTTACAGTTTGCACGTGAGTGGGGTTCAACCGCGCAACACACGAACGGCAAATGCACGATAATCATTGGTGCAGGAATCAATCACTGGTATCATGCAAACCTGATGTACCGGGCGGGAATTCATGCGCTCATGTTCTGCGGTTGCGTTGGCGTGAACGGCGGCGGACTTGCTCACTATGTCGGTCAGGAAAAATTAGCGCCGGGCGAACCGTGGGGTGCGATTGCGTTCGCGAAAGATTGGTATCCGGCATCGCGTCAACAGAACGCTCCGAGTTGGCATTACGTCAACACCGACCAATGGCGCTACGAAAAAGACTTTACCGATTATCACACGGTTCCACAGAAGCAACCGAAAGATTCGCTCGCTCACGGGCACACGATGGATGTACAGGTGAAGGCAGTGCGAAACGGCTGGCTTCCGTTTTATCCTCAGTTCAATAAAAATTCAATTGATTTGATTAAAGAGGCAGAAGCGGCTGGCGCGAAAACGAACGAAGAAATTATTAAGTATGCAGTCGAACAACTCAAATCGAAGGAGTTAAAATTTTCGGTTGAAGACCCGGACGCGCAGGAGAACTGGCCCCGTGTTTGGTACATCTGGCGCGGGAACGCGCTGATGTCGAGCGCGAAGGGACATGAGTATTTCCTCAAACATTATCTCGGAACGCATACCAACACAATTTCTGAAGACATGGCAAAAGACCATGTGAAAGAAGTTGTCTGGCATGAAGTCGCCCCGCAGGGGAAAATGGATTTAGTGGTTGACCTCAACTTCCGCATGGATACGTCGGCATTGTATTCCGACATTGTGCTTCCGGCGGCGACGTGGTACGAGAAAGCAGATTTGAATTCAACCGACATGCACTCGTTCATTCATCCGCTTTCTGCCGCAGTTCCTCCGTGTTGGGAATCGAAAAGCGACTGGGATATTTTCAAAGCAATTGCCAAGAAGTTTTCTGAACTGGCGAAGAAACATTTCCCTGAACCGGTAAAAGATTTAGTCGCAACACCGCTCGCACATGATTCTGCCGCGGAGATTGCTCAGCCATCTATCAAGAATTGGATTGATGGAGAAATCGAAGCGACACCCGGAAAGACGATGCCCGGCTTTGCCATTATGAACAGAGATTACAAGAATGTGTTTCATCAATATATATCCTTCGGTCCGATGGCGCGCCAAAACGGACTTGGCGCGCACGGGACGAAGTATGCGATTGATGATTTCTACGACCAAATGCTTATCACGCATCCGACTGTCGAGTTTGACGGAAAAAAATATCCTTCATTGAAAGATGATGTTCATGTGTGTGACACGATTCTCCTTCTGGCAACGGTAACGAACGGTGAACTCGCGTATCGCTCATACAAAAATATGGAAGAGAAAACCGGGTTGCCGCTTGTTCAACTTGCAGAAAAGAATCGTGGTACAAGAACATCATACAAGGAATTACAAAGTAAGCCGACTCGATTGTTGAATAGTCCGATGTGGTCGGGCTTGGCGGAAGATGGTCGAGCATATTCGCCGTTCACCTACAATAAAGAAGCATTGGTTCCGTGGCGAACATTGACGGGACGTCAGCATTTTTACCTTGACCATCCCGGATATATTATGTTCGGTGAACATCTTCCGACGTACAAACCGAAACCGCTTCCTACACAGTACGCAGACTTGCGGTTCAGCAAAGAAGTCGGGAAGACGATGATGCTCAATTACCTAACGCCGCACGGCAAGTGGCACATCCACTCGACCTACGGCGACAACCAACGCATGACAACACTTTCCCGCGGAGTCGAACCGTTCTGGATGAACGACAAAGATGCGGAAGAACTCGGCATCTTCGATAACGATTGGGTAGAAGTGCATAACGACCACGGAGTTGTGGTTACTCGTGCGGCAGTCAGTGCGAGAATTCCACGCGGCATTTGCATCATCTATCACTCGCCGGAGCGAACGTACTCAGTCCCGAAATCGCCTCTGAGAAATAACAAGCGAGCAGGCGGACATAACTCGCTTACCCGGACACGTCTAAAACCAAACCTCATGATTGGCGGCTACGGACAGTTTACGTTCCACTTTAATTATTGGGGACCGATTGGATGTAACCGTGATACACATGTGTTGGTAAGAAAATGCCCGGAGTTGATATGGTAACTCATTCAATTTGCATTATTGGAATCGGAACATCATCAGGAGTTATGGAGTGTTGGAGTTATGGAGTCATAGCAACTCACAACTCACCACTCACGACTCACCAATCACGAATTCTAAAACGAGAAACTTTATGAACGTACGCTCTCAAGTATCAATGGTGTTTCACTTAGACAAGTGCATCGGCTGTCATACGTGCAGTATCGCATGTAAGAATATCTGGACGGACAGGCGCGGCGCAGAGTATATGTGGTGGAACAATGTCGAAACGAAACCGGGAACCGGTTATCCGACGCAATGGGAAAATCAGGAAAAGTACCGAGGCGGTTGGGAAAAGGACGGAACTCGGTTGCGATTGAAATCAACAAGCAAGTCGCGGGTGATTACGGAAATTTTCCACAACCCGTCTCAGCCGAGTATGGATGATTACTATGAGCCGTGGACATACAAGTATTCTGACTTGTTCAACGCGCCGGAAGGTTCTGACCAACCGACTGCTCGCCCGATTTCTATGGTGACCGGCGAGTACATGAATGTCGAAGCGGGACCGAATTGGGACGATGACCTCGGCGGTTCTCCTGTGTACGCAGAGAACGACCCGAACCTGAAAGGTCTGACTGAAGAACAACGTCAACAATTGTTTGCCATCGAACGACTTGTCTTTTTTTACTTTCCAAGAATTTGCAATCACTGTTTGAATCCCGGTTGCGTAGCGGCGTGTCCTTCGGGTGCGCTCTACAAACGGGGCGAGGATGGCATTGTATTGATTGACCAAAAACGATGTCGCGGCTGGCGTTCGTGCATCGCCGCATGTCCGTACAAGAAAACATTTTACAACTGGTCAACAGGAAAATCGGAGAAATGCATTCTCTGTTTCCCGCGACTCGAAACCGGTCAGGCACCTGCATGTTTCCATTCCTGTGTTGGTCGTATTCGTTACCTCGGAGTTCTTTTGTATGATGCTGACCGACTCGAAGAAGTTGCAAAACTTCCCGATGACCAATTGGTTGAGGGACAACGCTCGCTCATACTCAACCCGAACGACCCGGCAGTAATTGATGCCGCGTTGCGAAATGGAATTCATGAATCAGTAATTGAGTTCGCACAGAAATCTCCGGTCTATAAATTTGTAAAAGAGTGGAAGATTGCTCTTCCGCCGCACATCGAATTCCGCACGTTGCCGATGTTGTTCTATGTTCCTCCGATGTCGCCCGTGATGGCAAGTCAGAACGAGGACACCGTGCATAGTGTTTCGGATAATTTCTTCCACGATATCGAACAATCACGCGTGCCTCTTGAATTTCTTGCAAACATCTTTGGCGCGGGACATCAGGCAAAAGTTGTCTATGCTCTGAAGAAACAGAAAGCAGTTCGCATGTATCGCCGTACAGTAACCGTCGGTGATATTGATATGAAAACTGCTGAGAAAATTTTGCACGAAGCAGAATGTAGCGTTGAAGAAGCCGAAGGAATTTACAAACTCACTTCGCTTTGCACATTCGATGACAGGTTTGTCATTCCGCCGATGCACCGCGAAGAAGCAATCGAAATGATGAAAGAACCGCACGAACACAGAAGCGAAACCGGCTTCGGATTCGTGCAAGCGCCGGAGCGAGGACTCTAATGAACGAGCGTGTTCAGATGTACGATTGGTTCGCGAGGATGCTCTCGTATCCTAACGATATGCGATATGGGATATGGGATATTGGACTTGAGATAGATAATTTACATCTCACATCACATATCTCACATCACCTCGACAAGTTCAAGAAAGGTGTAGAAGGATTG from Ignavibacteriota bacterium encodes:
- a CDS encoding nitrate reductase subunit alpha, giving the protein MNKTGIIPWIKDEEDPKLRSWEEFYRNRWQHDKVVRSTHGVNCTGSCTWMIHVKDGIVTWEMQGLDYPLLEKSLPPYEPRGCQRGISYSWYLYSPLRVKYPYIRGALVDLWRKARAEYEDPVDAWKSLVNNPEARQRWHRARGKGGFRRTSWNEVLEIMAAANIHTIKSHGPDRIAGFSPIPAMSMVSYAAGARLMQLMGGISLSFYDWYCDLPSASPETWGEQTDVNESADWYNAKLLAVMGANLNMTRTPDVHFAAEARHNGTKMYVFAPDFNQVAKYADHWISVNAGQDGAWWMAVNHVLLKEFHHEKQVPYFIDYTKKFTDAPFLVELKEDGASFEAGQLLRANRLQKYSAIENGEWKFLMWDETASQPKMPMGSVGDRWGTAKGKWNLILKDGQDGTDIAPKITFLNSGDGVVKVRFDNFAEGTSLVREVPVKKIQTADGKTITVATVYDLLMAQYGVSRGLKGDYPKDFDDENSPYTPAWSEKYTGIGRKDLLQFAREWGSTAQHTNGKCTIIIGAGINHWYHANLMYRAGIHALMFCGCVGVNGGGLAHYVGQEKLAPGEPWGAIAFAKDWYPASRQQNAPSWHYVNTDQWRYEKDFTDYHTVPQKQPKDSLAHGHTMDVQVKAVRNGWLPFYPQFNKNSIDLIKEAEAAGAKTNEEIIKYAVEQLKSKELKFSVEDPDAQENWPRVWYIWRGNALMSSAKGHEYFLKHYLGTHTNTISEDMAKDHVKEVVWHEVAPQGKMDLVVDLNFRMDTSALYSDIVLPAATWYEKADLNSTDMHSFIHPLSAAVPPCWESKSDWDIFKAIAKKFSELAKKHFPEPVKDLVATPLAHDSAAEIAQPSIKNWIDGEIEATPGKTMPGFAIMNRDYKNVFHQYISFGPMARQNGLGAHGTKYAIDDFYDQMLITHPTVEFDGKKYPSLKDDVHVCDTILLLATVTNGELAYRSYKNMEEKTGLPLVQLAEKNRGTRTSYKELQSKPTRLLNSPMWSGLAEDGRAYSPFTYNKEALVPWRTLTGRQHFYLDHPGYIMFGEHLPTYKPKPLPTQYADLRFSKEVGKTMMLNYLTPHGKWHIHSTYGDNQRMTTLSRGVEPFWMNDKDAEELGIFDNDWVEVHNDHGVVVTRAAVSARIPRGICIIYHSPERTYSVPKSPLRNNKRAGGHNSLTRTRLKPNLMIGGYGQFTFHFNYWGPIGCNRDTHVLVRKCPELIW
- the narH gene encoding nitrate reductase subunit beta — its product is MNVRSQVSMVFHLDKCIGCHTCSIACKNIWTDRRGAEYMWWNNVETKPGTGYPTQWENQEKYRGGWEKDGTRLRLKSTSKSRVITEIFHNPSQPSMDDYYEPWTYKYSDLFNAPEGSDQPTARPISMVTGEYMNVEAGPNWDDDLGGSPVYAENDPNLKGLTEEQRQQLFAIERLVFFYFPRICNHCLNPGCVAACPSGALYKRGEDGIVLIDQKRCRGWRSCIAACPYKKTFYNWSTGKSEKCILCFPRLETGQAPACFHSCVGRIRYLGVLLYDADRLEEVAKLPDDQLVEGQRSLILNPNDPAVIDAALRNGIHESVIEFAQKSPVYKFVKEWKIALPPHIEFRTLPMLFYVPPMSPVMASQNEDTVHSVSDNFFHDIEQSRVPLEFLANIFGAGHQAKVVYALKKQKAVRMYRRTVTVGDIDMKTAEKILHEAECSVEEAEGIYKLTSLCTFDDRFVIPPMHREEAIEMMKEPHEHRSETGFGFVQAPERGL